One segment of Anser cygnoides isolate HZ-2024a breed goose chromosome 5, Taihu_goose_T2T_genome, whole genome shotgun sequence DNA contains the following:
- the LOC136791037 gene encoding uncharacterized protein isoform X3: MPSLRTETLRDWLGTQGGSGVRASLNSGRKRSVIGSEDPRAEVPFRACRRNGRQLSGRAGLGSGRAAEARCRNEGRSSSPPLGPPRGLSPSEGGAAAEGRKAAAGVLQSQVSQEKEQPVCPSCPGLFDSPPGSDDAKLTDISYPGDQQSVTFGTKSQVGMGGMEAKVKAALWALQGGTSAVIASGTHPKISGHVITDVVEGKKVGTFFSEVKPADIDEIPSKPPLLQAERSQLSQPVLIGKVLQSLTILVALRWTLCSVSRSLLYWEAQAQHSRCGLTVPEQRGRIAFLDLLAILCLMPPRIPSAAFAAKAHCCFVFKLVSTRKLSSFSEKFLSGKKCDISAFHFVLLQ, translated from the exons ATGCCTTCACTGAGGACGGAAACACTCCGTGATTGGCTGGGAACCCAGGGCGGAAGTGGCGTCAGGGCTAGCCTTAACTCAGGGCGGAAAcgctccgtgattggctcggAGGATCCCAGGGCGGAGGTGCCGTTCAGAGCTTGCCGGCGCAATGGGCGGCAGctgtcgggccgggccgggctcggctcgggccgggccgccgAGGCGCGGTGCCGCAACGAG ggcagaagcagctccccgccgctgggACCCCCGCGGGGTTTGTCGCCGAGCGAAGGTGGCGCAGCcgctgaagggaggaaagctgcagctggcgtgctgcagtcgcaggtttcccaggagaaagagcagcccgtctgtcccagctgtccgg gACTCTTTGACAGCCCTCCAGGATCCGATGATGCAAAGCTCACTGACATATCCTACCCAGGAGACCAACAATCTGTGACATTTGGAACCAAATCCCAGGTGGGAATGGGAGGCATGGAAGCCAAG gtgaaagcagctctgtgggccCTCCAAGGAGGCACCTCTGCAGTGATTGCAAGTGGAACCCACCCAAAGATCTCGGGTCATGTCATCACAGATgttgtggaagggaagaaagttggaacttttttttcagaggtaaaacCTGCAG ACATCGATGAGATCCCCtccaagcctcctcttctccaggccgaacggtcccagctctcccagcctgtcctcataggaaaggtgcttcagtcccttaccatcctcgtggccctccgctggactctttgcagtgtgtccaggtctctcttgtactgggaggcccaggcccagcactccaggtgcggcctcaccgttcctgagcagagggggaggatcgcctttcttgacctgctggcaatactttgcctaatgccaCCCAGGATAccctcagctgcttttgcagcaaagGCACATTGCTGTTTCGTGTTCAagttggtgtccaccaggaaaCTTAGCTCCTTTTCCGAGAAGttcctttctgggaaaaagTGCGATATCAGCGCTTTTCACTTTGTCCTACTGCAATAA
- the LOC136791037 gene encoding delta-1-pyrroline-5-carboxylate synthase-like isoform X4, with the protein MPSLRTETLRDWLGTQGGSGVRASLNSGRKRSVIGSEDPRAEVPFRACRRNGRQLSGRAGLGSGRAAEARCRNEGRSSSPPLGPPRGLSPSEGGAAAEGRKAAAGVLQSQVSQEKEQPVCPSCPGLFDSPPGSDDAKLTDISYPGDQQSVTFGTKSQVGMGGMEAKVKAALWALQGGTSAVIASGTHPKISGHVITDVVEGKKVGTFFSEVKPAGPPAEQQGERSRAGGRTLAALQPEQRAEIDYCLADLLPDQREEILLANEKDLEEAENKGNIMGPFMVLLLS; encoded by the exons ATGCCTTCACTGAGGACGGAAACACTCCGTGATTGGCTGGGAACCCAGGGCGGAAGTGGCGTCAGGGCTAGCCTTAACTCAGGGCGGAAAcgctccgtgattggctcggAGGATCCCAGGGCGGAGGTGCCGTTCAGAGCTTGCCGGCGCAATGGGCGGCAGctgtcgggccgggccgggctcggctcgggccgggccgccgAGGCGCGGTGCCGCAACGAG ggcagaagcagctccccgccgctgggACCCCCGCGGGGTTTGTCGCCGAGCGAAGGTGGCGCAGCcgctgaagggaggaaagctgcagctggcgtgctgcagtcgcaggtttcccaggagaaagagcagcccgtctgtcccagctgtccgg gACTCTTTGACAGCCCTCCAGGATCCGATGATGCAAAGCTCACTGACATATCCTACCCAGGAGACCAACAATCTGTGACATTTGGAACCAAATCCCAGGTGGGAATGGGAGGCATGGAAGCCAAG gtgaaagcagctctgtgggccCTCCAAGGAGGCACCTCTGCAGTGATTGCAAGTGGAACCCACCCAAAGATCTCGGGTCATGTCATCACAGATgttgtggaagggaagaaagttggaacttttttttcagaggtaaaacCTGCAG gccctccagcagagcagcagggtgaaagGTCTCGAGCTGGTGGCAGaaccctggcagctctgcagcctgagcag agagcAGAGATTGATTATTGTCTTGCTGACTTATTACCTgatcagagagaagaaattctctTGGCAAACGAGAAGGActtagaagaagctgaaaataaaggtaatattATGGGTCCTTTCATGGTACTCCTGTTGTCATGA
- the LOC136791037 gene encoding delta-1-pyrroline-5-carboxylate synthase-like isoform X5, with protein MPSLRTETLRDWLGTQGGSGVRASLNSGRKRSVIGSEDPRAEVPFRACRRNGRQLSGRAGLGSGRAAEARCRNEGRSSSPPLGPPRGLSPSEGGAAAEGRKAAAGVLQSQVSQEKEQPVCPSCPGLFDSPPGSDDAKLTDISYPGDQQSVTFGTKSQVGMGGMEAKVKAALWALQGGTSAVIASGTHPKISGHVITDVVEGKKVGTFFSEVKPAGPPAEQQGERSRAGGRTLAALQPEQREEILLANEKDLEEAENKGNIMGPFMVLLLS; from the exons ATGCCTTCACTGAGGACGGAAACACTCCGTGATTGGCTGGGAACCCAGGGCGGAAGTGGCGTCAGGGCTAGCCTTAACTCAGGGCGGAAAcgctccgtgattggctcggAGGATCCCAGGGCGGAGGTGCCGTTCAGAGCTTGCCGGCGCAATGGGCGGCAGctgtcgggccgggccgggctcggctcgggccgggccgccgAGGCGCGGTGCCGCAACGAG ggcagaagcagctccccgccgctgggACCCCCGCGGGGTTTGTCGCCGAGCGAAGGTGGCGCAGCcgctgaagggaggaaagctgcagctggcgtgctgcagtcgcaggtttcccaggagaaagagcagcccgtctgtcccagctgtccgg gACTCTTTGACAGCCCTCCAGGATCCGATGATGCAAAGCTCACTGACATATCCTACCCAGGAGACCAACAATCTGTGACATTTGGAACCAAATCCCAGGTGGGAATGGGAGGCATGGAAGCCAAG gtgaaagcagctctgtgggccCTCCAAGGAGGCACCTCTGCAGTGATTGCAAGTGGAACCCACCCAAAGATCTCGGGTCATGTCATCACAGATgttgtggaagggaagaaagttggaacttttttttcagaggtaaaacCTGCAG gccctccagcagagcagcagggtgaaagGTCTCGAGCTGGTGGCAGaaccctggcagctctgcagcctgagcag agagaagaaattctctTGGCAAACGAGAAGGActtagaagaagctgaaaataaaggtaatattATGGGTCCTTTCATGGTACTCCTGTTGTCATGA